The window TTTATCTTTTACCCAAGCAATTTCTAACCCTCTTCCCTCAAGAGCACCATTATCTATTTCTTCACGAGAAAAATAAGGCTCTATTTTATCTCCTAAAATTCTATAATATAATCTTTGCCCCTTAAATCGTGGATGAAATTTTCCCAAGTCTACTACTTTTAAATCATCAGGCAAACCATAAATAGGATATTTATACTCTTCTGTTTTAACATAATTTGCCTCTAACCAAGGTTCATAATATCCTGTTAAAAGAGTATCTGTAGACAATACATAAACATTAAAAAGACGAGAAAATTCTGTTATATTCTCCCACAATAAATCTATATTATCCATTAAACTCAATGCTGTATATAATAAATCACCATAAGTACAAGTCAAAGTCCCTCTATTTAATACAATTTTATTAGGATTTTGTTTAATTAAAAAGTCAATTTGATAATTCAAGGCATTTATAAGCTGATCTCTGGAAGCAATAAATTGGCGTGATACTTTTTTAAATAAAATTTTTTTTTGATATAAAGATAAATTTATCTCTGGAGGTGGAGATTTAAAAGTACAAGCAAAAATACTTACACAACAAATTAAAAAAAATAATTTTTTTTTCATTTTAACCATTAACTAATTTAATCAAACTAGCATCAAAATATTTACCAACACCATACTCTTTACGTCTAAAAAATTTATCAGGAGAAGGTCCAATAATTTGCATCTCAGGATATTTTTTTTGTTCTTCTAAAGCAATTTGCATTTCTTTAGTACAGCCAGTGGAAAATGTTGCATCCTTTCCTGCCCATACAGGAGGTACTTTTTGTCCCATTAACTCAAAACTCTTTTCTATATCTTCTACTGTTTGAAAGCGCCAAATATCTATTAGACCACTTCTTTGTACCATCTCCCACATATACATTAAATCATCTCCATCCATTCCAGGCTCAAAGTGTTCAGCAGGATTAATAATAAATGTTCCTTCTAGTTTACTTCTCAAATAATTTACAAAAGTATTTAAAACTTTTATTGCTGTTTGAGTCTGTCCTGGGATACTTCCTACAATAGCACTATAAAACATAACTTTCTG is drawn from Desulfonauticus submarinus and contains these coding sequences:
- the mltA gene encoding murein transglycosylase A; translated protein: MKKKLFFLICCVSIFACTFKSPPPEINLSLYQKKILFKKVSRQFIASRDQLINALNYQIDFLIKQNPNKIVLNRGTLTCTYGDLLYTALSLMDNIDLLWENITEFSRLFNVYVLSTDTLLTGYYEPWLEANYVKTEEYKYPIYGLPDDLKVVDLGKFHPRFKGQRLYYRILGDKIEPYFSREEIDNGALEGRGLEIAWVKDKVKLFFLHIQGSGRLIFPDGTVKHVLFAGKNGRQYVSLGRVLVKKGLLKAEKVNLKTIFHTLEMHPELVDDLMWANPSYVFFKLADKGPFGCISQPLTPWVSVASDNSFLPWGSIVIGEGELPLQTDVSQKFASIFLAQDTGGAIVKDHLDLFCGSGDKAEFIAGHLKDRIKLYLILRKNE